The following proteins are co-located in the Besnoitia besnoiti strain Bb-Ger1 chromosome Unknown contig00007, whole genome shotgun sequence genome:
- a CDS encoding uncharacterized protein (encoded by transcript BESB_074250), with translation MSGIGGGGSSSSGAGRGGSKSTGPRPVKIAAVSLVDLKEQANKAPTQSRGWGVIPQPAASSEASGVSSSLFPPVTALKQQFHSSSSSASSLSAALVNKGSGLARAGGTTSHALDKKRGVMEQTAGEGGKNEGGQQGDKDAGNASLANRDQEGNRDKAEGAGAQAGGEDKPATRGESPASTGSSNAAAAGASGSLEKSGEKEEKNQKAEGDKNKAEGGSSTDSTQQPTAAEEALRAGGTAISLSKLITATKKVGISVSVRGRAVNTAAGTVKPSGSAWKSGVSAAASSSGSSASAPFFAGAACAAGVASAPYAARVAGAVPTGAVDEEAFPDLMKSAEQVKLEAQKEKDRQKRAKEALRRAEKGDDNAGGSQPHARRLGLQELMELTTDPSSALSGGGDKSGDKDSAARPARPQRRWADEEPEEEEDFLQGGNGADAEKGLFCPFDGRRDFGGRTPISPLPHYVFPGMEGSIVAGYLSFISVGQRDPPPSPPPLDTYPVQPAGPPRQGAAGPVGVQNFRTNAFYNLPAAGNWPGAPGGPPPQAGGQMARPGPSLLREKNWRQPAAAAGPDTVAPGSLLPTNAFQGSVPPQPGRLHVLQRDAGDREGLQQRTLPPPYAVGQPQDPPRFGLGGAGPQRGIPFAVTEADIERQRELAKAKAEERKREEEEREREQKERANRKLQELDERLARSGKLPGGAEQDPSQRDTAAPSLQGPGAAVALPYGKMDRTRGASVQDRGGPRGHGAMQRPTSSMVSGDERENEDWRRPSPPADTPSGGKRSPRAANAGAPFPPALSLPRNPPPPPPLAAAGRGRHDSSQKSLLGAAGKNVHHLTHPHATGASGDPASPGPLLVANPNALIGGADVHGPRGHLGKKGAPVKGEPGAFGNDGVPFQQASLLGPQSQPPPPPGGVPPAPFGAPGAGRGPHGKGIAGGGPGPLAEDRDDMRFARGRQGGDIGPHGPVGPELVRGVNGEEPLPPLLSRERPRGAGAQYSAPPLHPQDGHREMEEGGTGFAAGRGAASQAAADAGREEGDEHDGVDGERRQAARPRYRFGALVNQHLEERQREEDAGRGGPQAAAEPEAIGGAAQLREKSARGAGERGRGAGQQPTAEKGRSRSAHKREGAAGPDAETWRQAPGEEREDFQQGRERGHGEAGAHRGRGPKRDMSGSSSQPVLLPGSSPAAAGSAAGPQKPLPRGMLPFPSPMRGGQQPNGSQPGRGMARASSPSAENSVEGGAPQSAGGGFTGRERAGRGPKQPSSPTSDNWRAEKPAAPGAYEETPRLGEGVVSGGRAQGAQQHFPHGAGSQASSVPSQAGAQAGPQQPPLIANVPLLGFPPSSAGPAGSGSGNEGKGFQPGMMPSASAGSSSANGEPGKLPGGGPQTAGGNCVKDLHKNATLWQLSSASFPTKKPGAANGTGGGADAASGAGLLRKPNSSNASVEDQPPASAAAGPSQLAPTGGTAGTSDLSFKALLSARPSPAVLVATHHAPKGADDGLHLAPAPASRVAESAEAALSVSAEPSAAAGSAKLPTAHGRGGAGSRAGEGGKGGLAPQQGGNSAPAAPATETAGHGAGSGRNQGAGRGSQRERDSAAKAEETERGSRGAGSYRKGGGNAGAGAQRSWAVVEKLGKSQMNKGDREEADELRGTSGADAAASRVGWGEGTGRGAALGANSARPQRAGDCRQEEEAGHAGEGGGAARGGRGGGAAPGGAKDPSAGRNSATSRGRGSGAGADGGRAHSPSGAAASSSTQPPPRGPEKERGSGGDASGDHQKGREQGQGGARGGRGGRGVRGGSTTTGGRGGSVHAEKGEQAPGASPLNSPQGEGASASSASTEESRHRGHAAGRPAPASSRQAGAAGGSERGDKEAGARGPGQRGGAAGQQQGAATKAGGSKASGGGPAAFGRERNAGGAGAAVWLPKGAAAKGQAAAQEDEQSEEVAADDEGFQLVKSKRREQQEKRKKAEQKQRGTDNKGAAAANAGGQTTQQGSGRQNARRDKGQHHGAAASSSWNAGAPTTTPRAQPTEEAPAGSTAAKSGAQDEASAVDRKSKGEKEGEGTVASGGGRGQRHEGGGRKPSASPRGDGRSGGGRGGSQAPKRHGEDSASHGRDKKEGRASGQGEGRKDFSGSGKGGTRGGEGTLTAATTVEIATNASEGPAALEEQRATRPRGEEEPRVAREAGDSAEKKEASAFGLLPLPAGTASSGASARRQSGGGARGGRGSSQHRRGNGESGQGKTEGEESRKDEGTNAREERGHEKSGRERRGSAMGKGGARRGAGGFDDSKRRQGSPAVLEGKAREQGAQSAATTTRDPWHSASQQGSAYPSQQGMDAAGNSVHAQPLLSEQGGGAHLPVAGGSPPGDRGRTGASPTSSVGPAYSLWSSNFNQPVTASSRVAPETIAAIWARDTGSAPTAVGGGAPRGGRMPGSPTGAPGEMAGLAPHHHMTPVGMPIPPHHQGGPADPFHQAGGPLGPSPLHFPPQLHRSMQPPGASRGASSGLVTAADGQLMGQGGSHRVPPSHVLHASQHLMHGSGAPAQVGGSLNPRAPGVPPSSMPGSPALFQPGCYGAPGGAAVPRPGAPRMPAQRNVAGSLAGAPGSLSKAEMLGPPLLPGTATPGLVTLPPGQGGPAGGAHGTGSSRMDLYDPRNPLAASSFAPVPQGSSHPHSAVVAGSHPSYVIPDASHLLPAFAHPQGPAFSSPLGHEGAAPGAPGGGRAGGPGGPPMWVAAGSPGAGQAGAFVASSPGPHHQQGRGGHPMGRGSDMLSPTHGFGAFMPAQGGGRNGNGAQQFGGMGAAGQRGAGAAGGGGEFYM, from the exons ATGAGCGGCAtcggaggcggaggctcaAGCTCCAGCGGGGCGGGTCGCGGGGGCTCCAAGTCCACGGGTCCGAGGCCCGTCAAGATTGCCGCGGTGTCTCTCGTTGACTTGAAGGAGCAGGCAAACAAG GCTCCGACGCAATCTCGAGGGTGGGGGGTCATCCCGCAGCCCGCGGCTTCGAGCGAGGCCTCcggtgtctcctcgtctctctttccTCCGGTCACTGCACTGAAGCAGCAGTTCCattcttcctcgtcgtccgcctcctctctgaGCGCCGCTCTGGTCAACAAAGGgtcgggcctcgcgcgcgccggtggCACAACTAGCCACGCCCTCGACAAGAAACGAGGAGTCATGGAGCAGACGgcgggagaaggcggaaagAACGAGGGAGGCCAACAAGGCGACAAGGACGCAGGTAACGCCAGCCTCGCGAATAGAGACCAAGAAGGAAACCGCGACAAAGCGGAGGGTGCTGGAGCCCAAGCGG GGGGCGAGGACAAACCCGCGACACGGGGcgagtcgcctgcgtcgaCAGGGTCTTCaaacgcggcagcggctggcgcCTCTGGCTCTTTGGAGAAgagcggagaaaaagaggagaaaaaccaGAAAGCCGAAGGCGACAAAAACAAAGCAGAAGGGGGCTCCTCAACAGACTCTACGCAGCAGCCGaccgcagcggaggaagccCTGCGAGCGGGCGGGACGGCCATCTCGCTTTCCAAGTTGATTACGGCGACAAAAAAAG TTGGTATCAGCGTGagcgtgcgcggccgcgcagtcAACACAGCAGCGGGGACGGTGAAGCCTTCAGGCTCCGCTTGGAAGAGCGGGGTgtctgcagcggcctcaTCGTCAGgatcgtctgcgtctgcgcccttcttcgctgGAGCTGCGTGTGCCGCGGGGGTCGCCTCAGCGCCGTATGCGGCGCGCGTTGCGG GCGCAGTCCCGACGGGGGCGGTggacgaggaggccttcCCCGACTTGATGAAGAGCGCGGAGCAGGTgaagctggaggcgcagaaggagaaagaccgccagaagcgcgcgaaagaagctctgcgtcgcgccgagaagggcgacgacaACGCAGGTGGCAGCCAGCCGCACGCCCGGCGCTTGGGCCTACAGGAACTCATGGAGCTGACAACGGACCCGTCCTCGGCGCTTTCTGGCGGCGGGGACAAGAGCGGCGACAAggactccgcggcgcgccccgctcgtccgcagcggcgctgggcTGACGAAGAgcctgaagaggaggaggattTTCTGCAGGGAGGGAATGGGGCCGACGCTGAGAAAGGGCTGTTCTGTCCGTTCGACGGCCGCAGAGATTTCGGCGGAAGAACGCCAATCAGCCCTCTCCCCCACTACGTCTTTCCCGGCATGGAGGGCTCCATCGTCGCGGGTTATCTGTCCTTCATCTCCGTGGGACAGCGAgacccgcccccctccccgccgcctctcgacACCTATCCAGTCCAACCTGCGGGTCCGCCCCGCCAAGGCGCGGCCGGACCCGTCGGGGTGCAGAACTTCCGCACCAACGCGTTCTACAACCTCCCCGCTGCCGGCAACTGGCCCGGGGCTCCGGGCGGGCCGCCCCCGCAGGCTGGGGGCCAGATGGCCCGTCCCGGGCCCTCGCTGTTGCGTGAGAAGAACTGGCGCCaaccggcggcggcggccggcccTGACACGGTCGCGCCAGGCTCGCTGCTTCCGACCAACGCGTTCCAGGGCAGCgttccgccgcagccgggtCGTCTGCAtgtgctgcagagagacgcaggagacagggagggcctgcagcagcgcacgCTGCCCCCGCCGTACGCCGTGGGTCAGCCCCAAGACCCGCCGCGGTTCGGGCTGGGGGGCGCGGGGCCGCAGCGCGGAATCCCGTTCGCGGTCACGGAGGCTGACatcgagaggcagcgcgagctggcgaaggcgaaggcggaggagcgcaagagggaggaagaagagagagagcgtgAGCAGAAGGAGCGCGCCAACAGAAAGCTGCAAGAGCTCGAtgagagactcgcgcgcagcgggaAACTGCCCGGCGGAGCCGAACAAGACCCCAGTCAGAGAGATACTGCGGCCCCGTCACTTCAGGGCCCGggtgcggctgtcgcgctgcCGTACGGGAAGATGGATCGGACGCGTGGAGCGAGTGTGCAGGACCGCGGGGGCCCACGGGGCCACGGCGCGATGCAGCGGCCGACTTCGTCGATGGTCAGTggggacgagagagagaacgaagactGGCGGCGAccttcgccgccagcggacaCGCCGTCGGGCGGGAAACGGTCCCCACGGGCCGCGAACGCCGGGGCGCCTTTCCCGCCCGCGTTGTCCTTACCGCGGAatcccccgccgcctccgcctctcgcggcagcTGGACGAGGGCGTCATGATTCTTCGCAGAAGTCGCTTCTGGGAGCTGCCGGCAAGAACGTGCACCACCTCACGCACCCGCATGCAACGGGCGCGTCGGGAGAtcccgcgtcgcctggcCCGCTTCTCGTCGCGAATCCGAATGCGTTGATCGGCGGGGCGGATGTGCATGGACCGCGCGGTCACCTCGGCAAGAAGGGCGCGCCCGTGAAGGGTGAACCTGGAGCCTTCGGAAACGACGGCGTCCCGTTTCAACAAGCCAGCCTTTTGGGCCCCCagtcgcagcctccgccgccgccgggcggcgTCCCACCTGCTCCATtcggcgcgccgggcgcaggccgcgggccCCACGGGAAAGGCATAGCAGGAGGAGGCCCAGGGCCACTGGCGGAAGACAGGGACGACATGAGGTTCGCCAGAGGGCGTCAGGGCGGCGATATAGGCCCGCACGGGCCTGTTGGGCCCGAGCTGGTCCGCGGGGTGAACGGGGAGGAGCCCCTTCCGCCCTTGTTGAGTCgcgagcgcccgcgcggagctGGCGCGCAGTACTCGGCCCCGCCGCTTCACCCTCAGGACGGACACCGAGAGATGGAAGAAGGCGGGACTGGGTTCGCGgctgggcgaggcgcggcctcgcaagCCGCTGCTGACGccggaagagaagaaggagatgAGCACGATGGCGTGGACGGCGAACGGCGCCAGGCCGCGCGACCCCGGTACAGATTCGGAGCCCTGGTCAACCAGCACctcgaggagagacagagagaggaagacgccggacgcggaggcccACAGGCGGCAGCTGAGCCGGAAGCAATCGGGGGTGCTGCCCAGTtgcgagagaagagcgcaaggggcgcgggcgagcgaggacgaggcgcgggtCAACAGCCGACGGCCGAAAAGGGTAGAAGCCGCAGCGCACAcaagcgcgaaggcgcagccggcCCGG ACGCAGAAACGTGGCGCCAGGCCCCCGGAGAAGAGCGGGAAGACTTCCAGcagggcagagagagaggacatgGAGAGGCCGGCGCACACAGAGGCCGAGGACCGAAGCGC GACATGTCTGGGAGTTCCAGTCAGCCAGTTCTTCTTCCAGGCTcatcgccggcggccgcaggctcCGCAGCAGGGCCTCAGAAGCCTCTCCCTAGGGGTATGCTACCCTTCCCGTCGCCCATGCGCGGAGGTCAGCAGCCGAACGGGTCCCAGCCGGGGCGAGGCatggcgcgcgcgagctcccCTTCCGCGGAAAACagcgtggagggcggcgccccgCAGAGCGCAGGGGGAGGCTTCACGggacgcgagcgagcgggACGAGGTCCGAAACAGCCGTCCAGCCCCACGAGCGACAActggagggcggagaagccggcggcgccgggtgCGTATGAAGAGACTCCGCGGCTTGGTGAGGGTGTCGTTTctggcggacgcgcgcagggcgcgcagcagcacttCCCTCACGGCGCAGGTTCGCAAGCCTCGTCGGTACCTTCGCAGGCGGGAGCGCAGGCAGGTCCTCAGCAGCCACCTCTCATTGCCAACGTGCCTCTTCTGGGTTTCCCACCTTCCTCTGCAGGGCCGGCCGGTTCCGGGTCAGGAAACGAGGGTAAGGGCTTCCAGCCAGGAATGatgccctctgcgtctgcgggaaGTTCTTCAGCGAACGGGGAGCCAGGCAAGCTGCCTGGCGGTGGCCCCCAGACTGCAGGAGGGAATTGCGTCAAAGACCTCCACAAGAATGCGACTCTGTGGCAGCTGTCGAGCGCTTCTTTCCCCACGAAGAAACCGGGGGCGGCGAACGggaccggcggcggagccgatGCGGCCTCTGGGGCGGGCCTGCTGCGCAAGCCCAACAGCTCGAACGCGTCTGTGGAGGAccagccgccggcgtcggccgCTGCTGGGCCTTCGCAGCTGGCGCCAACGGGGGGCACCGCAGGAACTAGCGACCTCTCCTTCAAggcgcttctctctgcgcggccttctcccGCGGTTCTGGTGGCGACGCACCACGCACCgaagggcgccgacgacggaCTTCATcttgcgcctgcgcccgccagccgcgtcgccgagagcgcagaggctgcTTTGAGCGTGAGCGCTGAGCCgagcgctgccgctggaagCGCCAAGCTGCCGACCGCACACGGACGTGGTGGCGCCGGGTCCAGGGCCGGTGAAGGCGGCAAAGGAGGACTGGCGCCTCAGCAGGGAGGCAATtccgcccccgcggcgccggcaacagagacagcggggcacggcgcgggcagcggccgAAATCAGGGAGCGGGTCGCGGGAgtcagcgcgagagagactcggcggcgaaggccgaggaGACCGAGAGAGGCTCGCGGGGCGCCGGGTCGTATCGCAAAGGAGGCGGcaacgcaggcgcaggggcCCAACGCTCGTGGGCGGTGGTTGAGAAGCTAGGGAAGTCGCAGATGAACaagggcgacagagaggaagcTGACGAGCTCCGAGGGACCTCCGGagcggacgcagcggcctctcgcgTGGGCTGGGGGGAAGGCACtggccgaggcgccgcgctcggtGCGAacagcgcgaggccgcagagagcgggaGACTGTCGgcaagaggaagaggcgggTCACGCGGgtgaaggaggcggcgctgcgagaggtggacgcggaggaggagcggcCCCAGGAGGTGCAAAGGACCCGAGTGCTGGTCGGAATTCGGCTACaagccgcggtcgcggttccggcgcgggcgcagatgGAGGAAGGGCGCATTCCCCGTCAGGGgcagccgcgtcctcctcgacTCAGCCTCCTCCACGCGGCCCAGAGAAAGAGCGAGGGTCCGgtggcgacgcgagcggcgaccACCAGAAAGGCCGGGAGCAGGGCCAggggggcgcgcgcgggggtcGCGGCGGTCGAGGTgtccgcggaggaagcacCACGACCGGCGGACGGGGGGGCAGTGTGCACGCAGAAAAGGGCGAACAGGCCCCGGGAGCGAGCCCGTTGAACTCACCGCAGGGCGAAGGagcgtcggcgtcttcggcgtccaCAGAAGAGTCCCGCCATCGAGGCCACGCAGCAGGGCGCCCTGCCCCGGCTTCCTCTCGGCAagcaggcgcggcaggagGCTCCGAGAGAGGGGACAAGGAAGCTGGCGCGAGAGGACCCGGGCAGCGCGGTGGAGCTGCAGGCCAgcagcagggcgcggcgacgaaggctgGCGGGTCCAAGGCGTCGGGCGGAGGACCGGCGGCGTTTGGGCGAGAGCGAaatgcaggcggcgcaggcgcagctgttTGGCTGCCCAAGGGCGCAGCGGCCAAAG GTCAAGCGGCGGCCCAAGAGGACGAGCAAAGCGAAGAGGTGGCCGCGGATGATGAGGGATTCCAGTTGGTCAAGagcaagcgccgcgagcagcaggagaagcgaaagaaggcggagCAGAAACAGCGAGGCACGGACAAcaagggcgccgcggcggcgaatgCTGGCGGGCAGACGACTCAGCAGGGCTCGGGGCGCCagaacgcgcggcgcgacaaGGGCCAGCATCATGGTGCAGCAGCTTCGTCCTCTTggaacgcgggcgcgccgacgacgacgccaaGGGCGCAACCCACAGAGGAGGCTCCTGCGGGatcgacggcggcgaagtcCGGCGCACAGGACGAGGCCTCAGCGGTCGATCGGAAATCCAAGGGCGAGAAAGAGGGCGAAGGGaccgtcgccagcggcggagggcgcggtcAAAGACACGAAGGAGGCGGTAGAAAGCCGTCTGCATCTCCTCGCGGAGACGGGCGATCCGGtggcgggagaggaggctcgcaggcgccgaaacGCCACGGCGAAGACTCTGCCTCGCACGGCCGCGACAAGAAAGAAGGGCGGGCGTCTGGCCAAGGCGAGGGCCGAAAGGACTTTAGCGGCAGTGGCAAGGGAGgcacgcgaggaggcgaagggacGCTGACGGCCGCGACCACCGTGGAGATCGCCACGAATGCGTCTGAAGGCCCTGCTGCCCTCGAAGAGCAGCGTGCGACTCGCCCGAGAGGGGAAGAGGAACCAAGGGTCGCACGCGAGGCAGGTGacagcgcggagaagaaggaagcgtctgcgtttggtcttcttccgctgcctgcgggAACGGCGTCGTCCGGCGCGTCCGCCCGGCGGCAGAGTGGCGGTGGAGCccgaggcggtcgcggctccTCCCAGCACCGCCGCGGGAATGGTGAGAGTGGCCAAGGCAAGACTGAGGGCGAGGAAAGCCGCAAAGACGAAGGCACcaacgcgcgagaggagcgtGGCCATGAGAAGTcggggcgcgagcgacggggGTCTGCCATGGGGAAggggggcgcgcggcgcggagctggAGGGTTCGATGACTCGAAGCGGAGGCAAGGCAGCCCCGCGGTGCTGGAGGGCAAGGCCCGCGAGCAAGGCGCTCAGagtgcggcgacgacgacgagggatCCTTGGCACAGCGCTTCGCAGCAGGGCTCCGCGTATCCCTCTCAGCAGGGAATGGACGCGGCGGGCAACTCTGTGCATGCTCAGCCGCTTCTGTCTGAacaaggaggaggcgcgcatcTTCCGGTGGCGGGCGGCAGCCCGCCGGGAGATCGAGGCAGGACTGGGGCGTCGCCGACGTCGTCCGTGGGACCAGCGTACTCGCTATGGTCTTCGAACTTCAACCAGCCAGTcacggcgtcgtcgcgcgtggcgccggagacgaTCGCCGCCATCTGGGCCCGCGACACGGGCTCCgctccgaccgcggtcggaggcggcgctccgaGGGGAGGCCGGATGCCGGGGAGCCCTACCGGCGCTCCGGGCGAAATGGCAGGCCTAGCACCGCACCACCACATGACGCCAGTGG GCATGCCGATCCCTCCACACCACCAAGGCGGGCCAGCTGACCCGTTTCACCAGGCCGGCGGGCCTCTcgggccttcgccgcttcaCTTCCCGCCTCAGCTCCACCGGTCCATGCAGCCGCCGGGGGCTTCCCGGGGAGCTTCCTCGGGCCTCGTGACCGCTGCAGACGGCCAGCTAATGGGCCAAGGCGGTTCCCACCGTGTTCCCCCTTCTCACgttctgcatgcgtcgcagCACCTGATGCATGGGTCCGGCGCACCTGCGCAAGTAGGTGGAAGCCTGAACCCCCGCGCTCCAGGCGTGCCTCCGTCTTCGATGCCTGGATCCCCGGCGTTGTTCCAGCCCGGCTGCTATGGCGCCCCTGGGGGAGCGGCCGTGCCCCGCCCGGGGGCCCCACGCATGCCTGCGCAGCGGAACGTCGCGGGgtccctcgcgggcgccccgGGCTCCCTCTCCAAGGCCGAGATGCTGGGCCCGCCGTTGCTTCCTGGGACAGCGACCCCTGGCCTTGTGACGCTTCCTCCGGGGCAAGGAGGCCCTGCCGGTGGAGCGCACGGGACCGGCTCGTCGAGGATGGACTTGTACGACCCGCGCAATCCGCTggccgcctcgtctttcGCGCCGGTGCCTCAGGGCTCCTCCCACCCTCATTCTGCAGTAGTCGCTGGCAGCCACCCCTCCTACGTGATTCCTGATGCCAGCCACCTTCTCCCCGCCTTTGCGCACCCGCAAGGCCCGGCGTTCTCGTCCCCTCTTGGCCATGAGGGTGCGGCGCCAggggcgcctggcggcggccgagccGGGGGACCTGGAGGCCCACCCATGTGGGTGGCTGCGGGGAGCCCGGGTGCGGGCCAGGCGGGCGCATTCGTGGCGTCGTCCCCAGGTCCTCACCATCAgcagggccgcggcggacacCCCATGGGGCGAGGAAGTGATATGTTGTCCCCGACTCATGGTTTCGGCGCATTCATGCCAGCCCAAGGTGGAGGACGGAACGGCAACGGAGCGCAGCAGTTCGGGGGCATGGGGGCTGCCGGACAGcggggcgcaggcgcagccggaGGAGGGGGCGAGTTCTACATGTGA
- a CDS encoding uncharacterized protein (encoded by transcript BESB_074260): protein MTGTWRLRRVVCLRGHVGCAWDAAWRPDGGLLATCGSDKRICLWGPSVSFALGPNAPAGDRSSRQPGASGEDGETEGRKRSEATAEGGACAPEETRRARGDSPLENRMSEDASDAFAETTRQDEHKRRRKTSYPSWYLVGVLDTTATHSRTLRSVAFSPDGVWLAAASFDATVSVWGSNIAGVYRTPSRFHQVQVLEGPEHEVKCVAWSRTGRYLATCSRDKTVWIFENAQGDLEPIATAACRSRRRALTHRVPSPSPRGGACDTTEGRQKADAEAPGAADACETERETEGSADLFLEERQDWPEACQLEVDVADDEFFFVAAVLSGHSQDVKAVRWHPIEDICISASYDDSFRVWGLRGGAGSDWGLLQVVKAHSSTVWSLAFDRLGGRLATCSDDRSLKIWTLQSFSVCAPACAWRDMAFIVSLRRALLSACFVRSFPELGPDTDSSSAASSSARSSPPASPISAFSSAVALPAQQSSRLPPAAGAGESPEPAAEAAGLSPSADASSGSTDELPGQRTPAAAAPPGQSSAPPTALASRVLPPWFVTGLFRGAALGPAGPWAPEGAQGEAPGGGGNGDAGDANEQREDEGEGRDAAANRRRRGHSENADDGGAEPAGGSAGASAEEADGGKRGIDGGVATKRAESASRRRSARDAEERRDRDEISRQQPGGWRPQAALLSGFHPRPVYFVDWHPTLDVIVTASGDSALRFFSAENAEVEDSSWGLLLSKPDAHYSDINCAVWNPATPSSSRRSQVLLGTPESEVTAALLASVDDDGKVAIWALEACA from the exons ATGACTGGCACttggcgtctccgtcgcgtgGTGTGCCTCCGGGGCCATGTGGGGTGTGCGTGGGACGCCGCCTGGCGGCCCGACGGGGGTCTCCTGGCGACCTGCGGCTCGGACAAGCGGATTTGTCTGTGGGGCCCAagtgtctccttcgccctAGGGCCGAACGCGCCCGCAGGAGACAGATCGTCGAGACAGCCCGGAGCCtcaggcgaagacggcgaaacaGAAGGCCGCAAACGGTCTGAAGCGACggccgaaggaggcgcatgcgcgcccgAAGAAaccaggcgagcgcggggcgACTCGCCGTTGGAGAATCGAATGAGTGAAGACGCCAGCGATGCTTTTGCAGAGACTACGCGGCAGGACGAACACAAGCGACGGAGAAAGACTAGCTACCCCTCGTGGTATTTGGTG GGAGTGCTGGACACCACAGCCACGCACTCGCGGACGCTGCGTAGCGTCGCCTTTTCGCCGGACGGCGTGTGGCTGGCCGCCGCTTCGTTTGACGCGACTGTCTCGGTGTGGGGATCCAACATCGCCGGCGTCTACCggacgccctcgcgcttccaCCAGGTGCAGGTCCTCGAGGGGCCTGAACACGAG GTCAAGTGTGTCGCGTGGAGCAGAACGGGGCGGTATCTGGCGacctgcagccgcgacaAGACTGTGTGGATTTTCGAGAACGCGCAAGGCGACTTGGAGCCGATTGCGACCGCCGCGTGTCGCTCCAGGAGACGCGCTCTCACACACCGAGTGCCATCACCCTCGCCCCGAGGAGGAGCGTGTGATACGACAGAGGGCCGCCAGAAAGCAGACGctgaggcgcctggcgcagcggacgcgtGCGAGACAGAGCGCGAGACCGAAGGGAGCGCCGACCTCTTTCTCGAAGAGAGGCAAGACTGGCCTGAGGCGTGCCAGCTCGAAGTCGACGTCGCCGACGATGAATTCTTCTTCGTGGCTGCGGTCCTTAGTGGTCACTCGCAAG ACGTGAAGGCGGTGCGTTGGCACCCAATTGAAGACATTTGCATCTCGGCGTCGTATGATGACTCGTTCCGCGTCTgggggctgcgcggcggagcggggTCTGACTG GGGACTTCTTCAAGTCGTCAAGGCCCACAGCTCGACGGTGTGGTCGCTCGCCTTTGACCGGCTAGGCGGGCGTTTGGCGACCTGCTCGGATGACCGCAGTCTAAAAATTTGGACCT TGCAGTCTTTTTCTGTGTGCGCACCGGCATGCGCCTGGAGAGATATGGCATTCATCGtgagtctccgccgcgcgttgCTGTCCGCTTGTTTCGTTAGGTCTTTCCCCGAGCTGGGACCAGATACCGACAGCAGCTCTGCTGCATCGTCCTCCGCTcgttcgtcgccgcccgcctcgccgatttcagcgttttcttctgcggtCGCTCTTCCTGCGCAACAGAGTTCGCGGCTGCCccctgccgcgggcgcgggcgagtcgCCAGAGCCTGCGGCTGAGGCTGCAGGTCTCTCGCCAAGCGCCGATGCCTCGAGCGGTTCCACAGATGAACTTCCGGGGCAGAGAActccagcagccgcagcaccTCCTGGGCAatccagcgcgccgccaactgcgctcgcgtctcgcgtgcTCCCTCCCTGGTTCGTGACGGGGCTCTTtcggggcgcggcgctggggcCTGCAGGCCCGTGGGCCCCGGAGGGCGCCCAGGGGGAGGCGCCTGGGGGAGGTGGAAACGGAGACGCCGGAGACGCCAACgaacagagagaggacgaaggcgaaggcagggACGCTGCCGCGAACAGACGGCGTCGAGGCCACAGCGAAAATGCCGACGACGGGGGGGCCGAGCCGGCGGGCGGGAGCGCCGGAGCgtcggcagaggaggcggatgGAGGAAAACGGGGGATCGACGGCGGAGTCGCGACGAAACgtgcagagagcgcgagcaggcgcaggagcgcgagagacgcggaggaaagacGCGACAGAGACGAAATTAGCCGACAACAGCCCGGCGGATGGAGACCGCAAGCTGCGCTCCTCTCTGGGTTCCATCCCCGGCCGGTCTACTTTGTCGACTGGCATCCGACGCTAGATGTGATCGTCACT GCTAGTGGAGACAGCGCCTTACGGTTTTTCTCTGCCGAAAATGCGGAAGTTGAAGACAGCTCCTGGGGCCTTTTGCTTTCCAAG CCCGACGCACACTACAGCGACATCAACTGTGCAGTATGGAATCCTGCAACGCCGTCGTCTAGCCGTCGCTCACAAG TTCTTCTGGGGACGCCAGAGTCCGAGGTGACCGCGGCCCTGCTGGCGTCAGTCGATGACGACGGAAAAGTGGCAATCTGGGCTCTGGAGGCTTGCGCGTAG